Proteins from one Triplophysa dalaica isolate WHDGS20190420 chromosome 6, ASM1584641v1, whole genome shotgun sequence genomic window:
- the LOC130424981 gene encoding uncharacterized protein LOC130424981, producing the protein MNKFAIVLTHLISFQEKDLLNRQEKFHTVIYIPILKLLSDLLKKEEVLQALGKNKPVEQSGYYKSFLDGDFYKSNGILSGQELSVAITLYIDDFEICNPLGTSKKKHKICGVYWVIGNLPSRYKSTLSSIYLALLCKAEHVRIYGYDRVLKPLIEDIKCLETVGVFVEKLGCNVKGTILFVAADNLAAHSLGGFQESFNVEKFCRFCLASRRDIQTCDVRTGNFVLRSPESFDEAVNVLKQTDLASVDGVKRDCPLNSLTGFHTCTGFPPDFLHDVLEGIVPVELSLCLADLISKKYFTLEELNSEIQSFPFKFSDKRNCPQKILSTFKKSGTVGGNGHEKLESCAFPYPHHRPPCSRRESNMGSNP; encoded by the coding sequence TGCTAACCCACTTAATTTCCTTTCAAGAGAAGGATCTTTTGAACAGACAAGAAAAGTTTCATACTGTTATCTATATCCCTATTCTAAAGTTACTTTCAGATCTTCTTAAAAAAGAAGAGGTACTGCAAGCACTGGGGAAAAACAAACCTGTTGAACAGTCTGGCTACTACAAGTCTTTTCTGGATGGTGACTTCTATAAATCGAATGGAATCCTCTCAGGTCAAGAACTAAGTGTAGCTATTACTTTGTATATTGATGACTTTGAAATCTGCAATCCCTTGGGcacatcaaaaaaaaaacataaaatctgtGGTGTGTATTGGGTTATTGGCAATTTACCCTCTAGATACAAGTCAACATTGTCGTCAATCTACCTTGCTTTACTGTGCAAGGCTGAGCATGTCAGGATTTATGGTTATGATCGTGTTTTGAAGCCACTGATTGAAGatattaaatgtcttgaaacAGTAGGTGTGTTTGTAGAGAAACTAGGGTGTAATGTTAAAGGCACCATCTTGTTCGTTGCTGCTGACAACTTGGCAGCACATTCCTTAGGTGGATTCCAAGAGTCTTTCAATGTTGAGAAGTTCTGTAGGTTTTGTCTAGCTAGTCGTCGAGACATACAAACGTGTGATGTTAGAACTGGGAACTTTGTTTTAAGGTCACCAGAATCATTTGATGAAGCTGTAAATGTCTTGAAGCAGACGGACCTTGCATCTGTTGATGGTGTGAAACGAGACTGCCCTCTCAACAGCCTGACAGGTTTTCACACATGCACAGGCTTTCCACCTGATTTTTTACACGATGTGCTGGAAGGGATTGTGCCTGTAGAACTAAGTCTGTGCCTTGCAGATTTGATTTCAAAGAAGTATTTCACATTAGAAGAGCTTAATAGTGAAATACAGAGCTTCCCTTTTAAATTCTCGGATAAGAGAAATTGTCCTCAGAAAATTCTTTCAACTTTTAAAAAGAGTGGAACTGTAGGTGGTAACGGCCACGAAAAATTGGAGTCTTGTGCGTTTCCTTACCCTCATCATCGGCCACCGTGTTCCAGAAGGGAATCAAACATGGGAAGTAATCCTTGA